GACAAAGACCTCAGATCAGATTCAGACTTAAACTGTAAAAGGTCCTTTTTTACCTTATACCTCTGCACCTCCAGCCAGAAGAGCACGTCATTCTCCAGGAAGTCTCCCTTCAGGGAGACAAAGTGCTGGAACTGCATACAAGTGACAGGGTTAAGCAGAATCTGTCGAAACAGGAGAATCTCTTTGGAGGAGCTCATCCACAAGCCGTCAGCCTGCAGGGAGACACAACAGAGATGAGAGGCTGTGAGCGGTTAGTTGAACCTCACAGACAAAGATACAACTGTCTCAGGGACAAATAATACCAATCTCCTACCTGTGGAAACAACACAgctaacagaaaacaaagatttgCAGAATCTTCTATTTGTAGTAGTGCCGTGTGCTCCTGACTGGCAGTAGAGACCATGGGCGACCTACAGACCGCGCAGCACACTCAGCTCACAGAACTGAGATAATTCCTTAATTCTGAAAACCTGCTCTTTGCCAGCGATGAGATAATGATCACAGAGATTGTAGTCACAATCATGTAGGAAAACTCCTTCCTGTAATCATCCTGCTTAAAATGGGAAGTGTCCATGTTTTATATCTGCTCGTAGACAGACACGGAGCGCATTCCAAACACTAAAGGACGCTTAGTTCTGCTGATGCTTTAATCTTATTTATCCTGGATCCAATTTGGGAAAAACGACCACAAGGCCAAAATGGTGTTTGACAAAGCCAGCGCTTGAAGCCAAGTCATGAAGTAAATCACACATGCTCTCAGGCCAGGAAATGCCTTATTTCTGTACATTCAAAACTTGTAgccccctccacccctccacccaGAGTATTTCTCCTTACCTTCCAGGCTTCTCTCCTTATTCTGCGTCGACAGTAGACGCGCTGTGAGAGCCTGTCAGCTGCTTGGGGCTGtgatacacagaaacacaaacacgcacacacactagGTCAAAAGTTAGAAACTGAGTGAACGAGGATCACTCTGCCTGCTCTGCACGCTGCTGCTCTTTGTCACAGACAGTAACTAAagctctcttcttttttttttacctttaacGTTCCCTCAGTCTTCATTTCCTGTGATACATCTCCTCCACTCTCAGAGATACCTATCTGATGTCACTTGTCCTCCACCCCTGACCTCCTCCGTCCTCCTCTTCGCTGTCTATTCCACTGCTCCACTGGTGTCCTCCTCCAGAATGTAACGCTAAACTACATCTACCTCTCATTACTTAATGAGAGGATCCGTGTGGCCAAACATAGTAAACTTGATAACATAATGAGGCAGAGCAGCAGAATCTGCGGTTTGTACGCTGCTGATGAGGCAACCTGAGAAAGCGACTGGACAGTGTTTAGTGGTTTCTCACATAGCAGAGCCATTAATGTGTGTCTGACTTCTTATCTCTGTCTTGTCTCAAGGCCAATATTCACCAAGAGTCAAATGATTTAACCTAAACAGTACAAATACTTATTTGAACCACAAAGTTGGGAACTCAGACTTAGCAAAGCTCAAATTTAACCTAATCAGAAATTGTGcttaatacagtggcaagaagaatgtaaccttttccagctACGTGCAAATCGACAGCTCTTGATCAGAGTTTTTTTTGTGAGGTGGCCGACGCTGCTTGTTAACggcacactgacactgattGAGTGGTTTTATGAGTCCAGGTGGCTCTAAACCGCCCCTCCGTGGTTAGCTGAGACCTGATGCCGGCCGACATGttaaacacatgaataaaaagATTGGGACTGTTTGGGATATTGTGTTTATCTTAGTGACTGTGGTgaactttttcttgctactgtatgttataTGTAGAAAGGTTGAGAGTACTAAGACTATTATTTTATGGATTTTAAAACTCTTGAGGGTCTAAATAAGCTTAAATAATTCTATATTTTCACTTTAGAGCAGCACAGACCCCAATAAGGACTTATTTACTTCAAACATGGCTTAGTCTGGAGTCCTGTTAGTGGGTCAGTGGGCCTTTAACTCCATTGCGAATGGAAACATGCTAAGTGTTTATGTTAAACATGGAATTCATTCTGAATATACATGTTTGTATCATAGTAAATGGCAAATCACCCAAACGTTATTTAGGCATTTCATTCAAAATCACAAATGTCACCAACAAATTGCTGCATCAGATACTGTTGGTACTGTGTCTCACATCTATACTGCATTTGTTGAAAAAACATGACTTAGGACTGGTAAAATACTTTAACCCAAACTCATGAAGTAACACCAATGAACTGGCcaatttgtaaatgtaatataaatgtaaaagtttagCTCTCTATAAACACAACTGAAGAGTTCACTTCCACctttggtttgtgtttctgccGCTCTTCAAATTCTGGTGTGGACAGAAACTGAGGCAGCCATGTTTTCTCAATGTGGTTCCTCACAATGTCCTGGATCTCGACAACAACTGGGTTTGAGAGACAGTCTAGCTTCAGACGCTCCAGTCCACCTGCCAGACGCaatatctacacacacaaaaaaaacatcaacatacaTGTAGGTGAAAGCCACAGTATATGCAGTTGCCTGTGCTCACGTGTTTGAAATGAATGCAAAATACTGAGTGAACATGTCTATAGATTCAATAAAACCACATGAGGAGGTGGACATACTGCCTGCAGTGGGACCCCCAGTTGAAAACCCCTCTACTTCCTCACTCCTGCTGTGCTCTTCATCCCCACAATCCCAGTGTTCTCTTCATCTTCCCTGTCTGCTTTCTGTCTTCAAACATCGATCTGGCTGCGTCTctctatttatattttctctcaTCTCGTTCTGCACGCACACAGGCATGCGTGCACACTCACGCAGCCTTCAGAAATGAGAACCAGCCATGGCACTGGAGTGGGAGTCAGTAGATGAAAGGAGGCCAATCTGTGACTGGATGACTGAGTGATTGAAAGAGTGAAGGGCCAAAGCAGTAAAGCTGTCAGTCTCTCTGTATCACTCACACAGATGAGAACCAACGCTGAGATGGCAGCCAGAACCAATCCTACAGAGAAACACTAAAATTGGCATCATCATCCAAATGCACAGTTATAATGATTTTAATGGCATTTATGAGATGTGGATGACAAATGACTAAGGTCATGCCCCAGAGCTGAATTCATGTCCACATGTACACTGCATGTCTGTCTCTGAACCAAGTGAGCTACAGGAACAAGAAAGATTCTTCAGTAGTCATTACTTTCAAAGCAGGGGTACTTATGTAACTTTGCAAGTGGTGTGGGGGGAAAACGCTTTTTAAATTTGAGATGGTAAATTATGCAACACCTAAAAACACCTGAACTCCAGCAGCTGTGACTGAATTGCTAACTAGCATTTAAATGCATCATGACACAGCTGAATATAAAGGCTAAATGGATTAATGTCCAGTCTGCCACACCACCATAGAACTCTGGTAGCAGAACAAATGACCAAACACAGTGCAACTGTACgtaattaataaagtttagtaGCATCCACTTTAAAGCCAATTTAAATGGAAACATCTGTAACAGTATAACACTACATAGCAACCATCTTTGCAATCAAGAAAGTTAGCTTTGCTGCTATCTATCCCATCTACTCATCCCAACTCTGCACATCTTTCCTTCCTGCACTGATCCTACAGTCCGGAAACCTAATCTCTATAAACGTCAAGAGAGATTTTATCCATCCTACTGTTACGGTTACTGGAGCTGatcttctttgtctttcctgGATTCAAACCACACTCCTCTCCATCTTTGCCGTTTAATTCCAACCATGTCCTCTCATCCCCTGTTCCATACCGACTCCCCGCTGTCACAGCTGTCAGCATCAAGTCAGCGTGATACCAAAGAAGAGAGATGGGAAATTGTATGAGTTACAGTTTTCCACATGTAATTATTGAGCTTCAGCTGGAGCTCAGATCTCGTCTTGGGACTGTCATGTCATGGGTCCCATGTTTCTACCCCGTTTCTTTAATGCATTCCCAGAAAGCTGACAACAATTCAAACTGAACACTGGAGTTCAGCGGTGACTAcacaaaaatgtgtatttttgccaataaaaaagaacatttgtttttcaaattgtGTGATGGACGTACATCATTCTGTTGGACTGCAGAGGCAGGACTGTCAGGACCAAAAAAGTACTTCCTGTTGAGGTATTTGGTTGTAATGTGAGACGACCTCTCTTGTCTGACAGCCTTGTCTTTCTGAGGAGTCCTCCTGTACTGCTCCAAATCCAGCCAACATGTCAGATGGAtgctgtgcagaaacacaaatgtgacatttgcatCAGCTTTAACGTACTGCACTGTAGTAGATATCTTCTATCTGTATCATCATACATTCCACCTCTGTATGActatgaatatactgtatatgctggtGTGATGGGAATACTATCTGACGAGAAAACTGCGTGTGTTCCTCAGCTCACCTGGCATCCTGATTTTGGAGGAAAGACATAAAGTGCCCAATCTCATGGCGGTGACGAAGCAAGGAACCAAGACGGTAACCTTGGTAATTCGAAGACACACTGGACCAAGATTCAGGAAAATCATGTGCTTTTACAAAGGCAGTAGAGTTTGTAAAAGGAGAGAGATATGGGATGGAAGCACACTGCTCCGCCTGTAGAGAAACAGCAGGGGGAGTCAAGAATacaatgaacaaataaataaataaataaataaataaataaaagaggtggcaagaaaataaaaaactgtagaTTTTTACATTGCATTGTATGGAAATCTTGAAACAGCTAATTAACATTAGTACTAAGCAATACAAGGATGTGTGATGTGTACATCAGATCAGTGTTTATTGACCATTAACTGGTCACCAACATTTTATAAAGTtgcaacaaaaagtatgtgaaccttttggaatttcattttctgcataaatttgtcataaaatctgaacttatctttatctaagtcaagagtattaacaaatataacatgcctaaaatatataataacacaaaaaatataagtatgtgaacccttaggACACCTCCAAACTCCAGGTATACAAATACCTGACTAATTGAaattttttgaggtcattattgaAAGGGTTCACAAAGGTTTTTAAAGGTTCTCAatagacatgaaagatcagaatttattttgtcttattattttaggcacattatatttgttaatactcttaactaacgtgaagatcaaatcacagtttatgacaaatttatgcagaaaaccatgaaattccaaagcttgacatactttttcttgccactacaAATCTTTGGTGTTCGTGGATGCTGGCTGACCTGACCTGTTTCAGTTGGCACTCGGATTCTTCGTACCCACTCTGGAGTTTCCTGAACACCTGACCATCAACCCTACGCACCTCCTCCTGCACACGCaacttgacacacacacacacacacacacacacacacacacacaccaaatgaAAATAACCATCCCACCACAGGATGGATAATATTATACCAACTGTGGTAATTAACTGGTGAGGACCAAAGATTGAGAACGAAATTGTGGGAACTGATTTGATCCATCGTATTACTGTGCTACCCACTCATTGTTCTTTGTTGTCTTGATTTTTTTGGCCTATTCCAGTGTCTATAAGCTCACTGTACATATTCTTATATTCTGTATACATATTCTTTCTGCTTCCTTGGTTTCAgtcagagctctgtgtgtgttggacatAATTTCAACAGGTCAAATGTTTGTCAAAACAGAGATGTTTATCCACTTGGAGGACAATCTCTGATCATAAGGCCTCTGTGAACATATTAAAGAAAATCACTGGTGAAGCACTGACTCACCTTCTCAAAGGACTCTTTGTCCCTGCTGATAAGCAGTGTCCATGGCTGCAGCAGAATATTCAATGTGTGCTCCTCAACCTTGTCAAACAGTTCCTCAAAAGCAGGCATCAGTCTGCTGTACACCTCCCTTCTGATCTTCTCATCCAAACCAATGCTCCTCCTGGCAGAACTGTACAGATAAGTGAAGTAAAGGACCtggagagcagaagagaggagagatcataaaaacatcatcacttACATTTCTCCTCGTGACTGCCCACTGTTCAGAGCTCTCATACACAATATTCCCCATCTCTCATCACTGTTGCCATCACACCACATAAATTTCCCTGATTTAACCTTTTTGGCCACATCACTAAGTCATAATCATCTAAATGGCATTGCTCTCATGAGCTCAAGATTAACTGAAGGAAAATAGAGTTCACTGTGAGGTATTCTGGACCTTATGGCTCTGCTTTCCTCCCTGGTCTAGCCGTTTCCAGGCAGGGTGGTTCTGGGTGACTAGACTGGCACACAACTGAGGGGGGTCTGACTCATTTGCTTTTTGGGCTGTTTCAATCACTCCATTTCATTATGGGTGAAGAGGATAGAGAAACACGGTGAGGTAGAACTGAGGTAGCAGGCCAACAGAGCTGGAGCTGATTTAGCAATTGGTCAATCAAACAAAAACTGCTTTGAAGAAATCTATTGATCATCCCTTATAAAGCAAAAATGCCAACTATTGGATGGTTGCaggttctttttttgttttgcttacaCTACTGGCAGGATTGCTGTGCAAACATTATTCAAAAGCCAAAAAATCCAAATTGCATCTATTTCTATTCATCTTTAtccataaaatgtattttttgtgatatttagcagtttttctcagtttagATTTTAAAGTTTTGTCCTGTGGCCCTGTCCTAATCACGACAGCATAGACATGAGGGGTCTATTattaaatagatttgtttttgtgcattaaCACAAAAATGCATCCTCCTCCTTTATTGACAGTTATCTCACATTACTGACTTGTGTAGCCTTCCACAGTGCACAGCcgttacagtatgtgtgtgtgtatgtgtgctgacCTGTGcctctctctgtactctgtAGGGGTCCATCCCATCTTGGTAGAACAGCTCATGGTAGTGCTGCAGGTCAGTCCAGAAGTAAACGGCATTCTCCCACAGctgagattaaataaaatattcacactCTCAATACCATCATACCATAACCAGATACTTATCCAGCAGCTGATATAGTACCTGGTTTCCAGATTGTTCACAGAATTGTGTGAAGTACCAGCCAGCACGCGAGTCAAAGCAGAGAGCCTGTAGCATCTTTTCCATTAATCTGCTGCCCTGTAACTGACTGCTAGGGTGTAACTGACAAAATGCATACACAGGTAAGAAAACCTTTAATACAACCAGCAAAATAGTTCATCAGTACAGTAACTTAAACTGTTATTTAGCAAAGCATTGGCACCACTCTAATCTACTAATTAGAGTGGGCAACCCGTACTTGACtatcattttgtctgttttatttcaaaagtGATATCTGCAGCCATATCCACCCAGGGTCCCTACCTGTTTATCGACAATAAGGGGAGACTGAGGCAGGCACGTGTCAGGGTGGAGAGGTTGCAGGGTCAAAGAACCACGATGGGGCTGTCTGTCAAATAAATGGTTAAAGCACAGCCCTACATCAGGGGTTTCACCATGGTCTTCCTGAACACATTGAGACATCCAAAACCGAGGAGACCTGTTGGCAAACATTGAGCTTTAATTTCCAAACAGCCCTTTTATGTTGCGAGAACTGCCCAAAAATATCCTCACAACAATTTGTCCACATGACCATAGAAATATATACACACGTGCGCTGACAGATAACCTTTGAATAGTTGTAAGGATGGTGAATACAGCTAAATGTGACTCACCAGTAGCAGAGGAGAGCCTTAGTGAGGCAGGGCTGAACTGAGGTCAGCTTTTCTTCTGTCCAGCAGGGGGATGTAGACAGTCCCAGCCTGGAGAGCAGCTCTGCATTGAGACTGCTCTGACTGCTGCTTAGCAGGTACCGGCTCCTCATGAGGACCAGGTACctgataaaatatatatatatatatatagatagatatatagatatagatagatatatagagatagagatagagatagagatagagatagatagatatatatatatatagatagatatatagatagatatatagatagatatatatatagagagagagagagagagagagattttttttttttgattcaaTTATGATTTCTAAACATACAACAATCAGCTGGGTTTGAACTTTAGAAAAAAGACCATGTTCACCTGCCCTTCCGCTCACTGTGCtcaattattttcagtttttcaataTCCATCCACAGATTAATTAGTTTTTCTCCTGGTGTTCCTTGTAAAAACTCCTTGAAGTTATCCAGGCTTGGTCTGTTGTCATGCCAACAGGCACCATGGCAACAAATATCAGGCATATTTTCTTGTCCAGGGCCCCTGCTCCCCACCTCTCTATTCTCCTTTCCCCAATCTGTCTTTTCATCCACCTCTTTTCCACTCTCGCCTACTTGaactttctcctccttctccttcaatGTGTCTCTCCCTCCAACAGCTGAACGCTGGCAAACTTTACATTCACAGGATTTCTCTTTGCTGATACAATTTGTCTGGTCTCTCAACTTGCTGAGACAGTCGGAAATGTTTGCCTGGCTCTGACCATCCACCACATTCAATGCATTGTTAAGCACGTTTTTAATCAGTCTGGTAGCCAGGTACTCTAGCTGTAGTTCAGAAGACTCCACATTCTGGCTACTGGACTCTTGGAGATATTGCTCCTTTGGGTTTCCATTTAAAGGCTCTGTCAATTCCGTTTGTGTGCTCTGGTGCTCTTGatgtttctcacattttaagttagacaaagaggaaaatgagGAGGACAAGCTAGAAGTGGTATGTAGAATCTCTCGGGCAGAATGGCTGAAGAAACATCTGGCAGATTCCTCCGGGCCAGTGGGCAGACATACCAAGCTGTGAGTTCTCTTAGATCCTGAACAACAGGGAAAAGGACAGCATAAGAATCTTTTGTTCATAATTAGACTTCAGTCtgcacacacatagaaaacacTTACACATGCTGATTGAAACTCACcttgttttaatgaaatgttctcTAGGGAATCGGAGCATGTTACGACATTCAGGGCgttattttctttctcaagTTGGGGGGAACAATGCAGTTGTGATGCTGATAGGGTGGTTCGACCTGAGCTGCTTTTCCTTCTCTGGACACAGAGGCTCGGCTCCCGTTGAAACACCAGCTTGGCTAGTCTGGGAAAGACCAGATGACATTGATCAAAATGTGGAATTACCTGATGCAAGCTACTGCTAGGTCTTTATCCCTGCTTCTGCGTATAGATTTCAAGTTACTGTAAGTCGGTTAGTAATGTGATCTGTAAAGAAATGTGACCTTAAAAGGCCTCTCAGTAAATGCATAGGGAAT
This genomic stretch from Anabas testudineus chromosome 16, fAnaTes1.2, whole genome shotgun sequence harbors:
- the LOC113170475 gene encoding regulator of G-protein signaling 22; the encoded protein is MCGILTEFPHLTAGNFGTNLASDDVLADFFNDFLSLPSFSEALYYSRQSGQFEWVSGAAQLVSTRSDLHRSKLQLLTSHSTVQTRTTPVDNQYTVLQLDKEQGLQWIVKERLPFFLLSDCYIEYRLAKLVFQREPSLCVQRRKSSSGRTTLSASQLHCSPQLEKENNALNVVTCSDSLENISLKQGSKRTHSLVCLPTGPEESARCFFSHSAREILHTTSSLSSSFSSLSNLKCEKHQEHQSTQTELTEPLNGNPKEQYLQESSSQNVESSELQLEYLATRLIKNVLNNALNVVDGQSQANISDCLSKLRDQTNCISKEKSCECKVCQRSAVGGRDTLKEKEEKVQVGESGKEVDEKTDWGKENREVGSRGPGQENMPDICCHGACWHDNRPSLDNFKEFLQGTPGEKLINLWMDIEKLKIIEHSERKGRYLVLMRSRYLLSSSQSSLNAELLSRLGLSTSPCWTEEKLTSVQPCLTKALLCYWSPRFWMSQCVQEDHGETPDVGLCFNHLFDRQPHRGSLTLQPLHPDTCLPQSPLIVDKQLHPSSQLQGSRLMEKMLQALCFDSRAGWYFTQFCEQSGNQLWENAVYFWTDLQHYHELFYQDGMDPYRVQREAQVLYFTYLYSSARRSIGLDEKIRREVYSRLMPAFEELFDKVEEHTLNILLQPWTLLISRDKESFEKLRVQEEVRRVDGQVFRKLQSGYEESECQLKQAEQCASIPYLSPFTNSTAFVKAHDFPESWSSVSSNYQGYRLGSLLRHRHEIGHFMSFLQNQDASIHLTCWLDLEQYRRTPQKDKAVRQERSSHITTKYLNRKYFFGPDSPASAVQQNDILRLAGGLERLKLDCLSNPVVVEIQDIVRNHIEKTWLPQFLSTPEFEERQKHKPKPQAADRLSQRVYCRRRIRREAWKADGLWMSSSKEILLFRQILLNPVTCMQFQHFVSLKGDFLENDVLFWLEVQRYKDLCHSHSDEAIIQQKISTIIGCFINSSMPPALQIDAPPEQAQRILEKRHELGPYIFREAQMSVFSELLKFWPEFQELSSSIQEEHLLPLLQEKRVKHRARVRRQRRKEEEEDERMRIQEELETGESSFREEEDTDDDMDQEEEEQEDRSDKKQSRTQSRALLTPTQPLTWSYSKYMAALKREELLLRRHRQLEASFSTASGSSFTCSIRSAGSKQSHRQPSRRSSGTDSKQCNRSSSK